The Exiguobacterium acetylicum genome includes a window with the following:
- a CDS encoding MFS transporter, translated as MSTTKKGYFMMIVLWFAYATFAMNWVAGSSLTPQITAHFFGNQTVDPLISQLVNYSITTARVFANILAALILMKLGPKKAPLLALLFLMMSIVAIYLPNYWAYTVARMVMGLGGSMVIVYMNPVVTRYIQDPAEKLRINAFNTVSYNVGAFVVSLLFTLFADQFVSDWKLTLTIFASLTAILFFAWWIGSESFELNDAADADETPYGYGDAIRDAFLWKYAVAFGGFLTLYILSLVGLKPVFDTYTQLNGSLVNLLVSGAGIVGTFVGLRIGNKGTPRKPILLISGTVMIASFLVTVLFGNISPLVSYVFAFISGFAMYIQYPIFMNLAHERKGMTPQKITVLFGLFWAIAYATQTIFTIIWSYALGHAGYTVSMIVFFLCCSVYLFFTFFLPETKPKRTNALRKSA; from the coding sequence ATGTCTACCACAAAAAAAGGCTATTTCATGATGATCGTCCTCTGGTTCGCCTATGCGACCTTCGCCATGAACTGGGTCGCCGGTTCGTCGTTGACGCCGCAAATCACGGCGCATTTCTTCGGCAATCAGACCGTTGACCCCCTCATCTCACAACTCGTCAACTATTCGATCACGACGGCACGTGTCTTCGCTAACATTCTCGCCGCGCTCATCTTAATGAAGCTCGGTCCGAAAAAAGCACCGTTACTCGCGCTGTTGTTCTTAATGATGTCGATTGTCGCCATCTATCTGCCGAACTACTGGGCATATACGGTCGCTCGCATGGTCATGGGACTTGGTGGTTCAATGGTCATCGTCTACATGAACCCTGTCGTAACACGTTACATTCAGGATCCAGCTGAAAAGTTACGGATCAATGCCTTCAACACTGTCTCCTATAACGTTGGTGCATTCGTTGTTTCACTCTTGTTCACACTATTCGCTGATCAATTCGTCAGTGACTGGAAACTGACGTTGACGATCTTTGCGAGTCTGACAGCGATTCTCTTCTTCGCATGGTGGATTGGTAGTGAGTCGTTCGAGTTGAACGATGCTGCGGATGCGGACGAAACGCCTTACGGTTACGGAGACGCTATCCGCGATGCATTCCTCTGGAAATATGCGGTTGCCTTCGGTGGTTTCCTGACGCTCTACATCTTATCGCTCGTCGGCTTGAAACCGGTCTTTGATACGTATACGCAGTTGAACGGTTCACTCGTCAACCTGTTGGTCTCAGGGGCTGGGATCGTCGGTACGTTCGTCGGTCTACGAATCGGTAACAAAGGCACACCTCGTAAACCGATTCTATTGATTAGTGGAACGGTCATGATTGCGAGTTTCCTCGTCACCGTCTTGTTCGGAAACATCTCGCCACTCGTTTCATATGTCTTTGCGTTCATTTCTGGATTTGCGATGTACATCCAGTATCCGATCTTCATGAACTTGGCACACGAACGAAAAGGGATGACACCGCAAAAGATTACCGTCTTATTCGGTCTCTTCTGGGCGATCGCTTATGCGACGCAGACAATCTTTACGATCATTTGGAGTTACGCACTCGGACATGCGGGATATACGGTCTCAATGATCGTCTTCTTCCTCTGCTGTTCCGTGTATCTGTTCTTTACGTTCTTCTTACCAGAAACAAAACCAAAACGGACGAATGCACTTCGAAAATCTGCCTAA
- a CDS encoding calcium-binding protein, whose amino-acid sequence MRLAKTIITGLLLAILVLVANENLVTASTKNLKASDGKKCTIIGTKGNDTLKGTNKSDVICGLGGNDKIQGLGGSDTIDGGSGDDSIVAGSGDDKLYGGTGNDTLKGESGSDYFKGNEGIDTVSYSDKKKELNISLNNKKDDGEKNEKDLIGSDVENLTGGTGNDKIQGNDRKNTLVGLSGNDKIEGNKGNDEIVGKEGSDILKGNQGDDHINGGQGSNTCYLDQEDSESSSCQLLKDLGDLVVRVKGTIYNSDLKGCYFFMNSPIGEEPAASGLIDKNGHFEFDAFTGKYLNWQVGKLFDSGYTDYPGKNPECTSNIRLSGNMYNLEIVKNMPEFSVKLPDLIESTISVKNTSGKRIAGLTSSYVYSNSRQISSSWDENSSFSVMIPSFTTQANQDQKVKVLEGDDYYIRLSGKIYGMKISREFEGEWSKKVNLVIQ is encoded by the coding sequence ATGAGATTAGCTAAAACGATTATAACGGGGTTATTACTTGCAATTTTAGTACTTGTTGCAAATGAAAATTTAGTAACAGCAAGTACAAAAAATTTAAAAGCAAGCGATGGGAAAAAATGTACAATCATTGGTACAAAAGGAAACGACACCTTAAAAGGCACTAATAAATCCGATGTAATCTGTGGTTTAGGTGGAAATGATAAAATTCAGGGTCTTGGAGGAAGCGATACAATTGATGGTGGAAGTGGTGATGATTCAATTGTTGCGGGTTCAGGAGACGATAAGCTATATGGAGGAACAGGAAACGATACGCTCAAAGGGGAAAGTGGATCAGATTATTTTAAAGGAAATGAAGGAATCGATACCGTTTCATATAGCGATAAGAAAAAAGAGTTGAATATCAGCTTAAACAATAAAAAAGATGATGGAGAAAAAAACGAAAAGGATTTAATTGGTAGTGATGTTGAAAACTTAACTGGCGGAACAGGAAACGATAAAATCCAAGGGAACGATCGTAAAAATACGCTCGTTGGACTCTCTGGAAACGATAAAATCGAAGGTAATAAAGGCAATGACGAAATCGTTGGAAAAGAAGGTAGTGATATTTTGAAAGGCAATCAAGGCGACGATCACATTAATGGAGGACAAGGTAGTAATACATGTTACTTGGATCAAGAAGATAGTGAGAGTTCGAGTTGCCAGTTGTTAAAAGATTTAGGTGATTTAGTGGTCCGCGTAAAAGGAACTATTTATAACAGTGACTTGAAAGGTTGCTATTTTTTCATGAATAGTCCGATTGGGGAAGAGCCTGCTGCTTCCGGTTTAATTGATAAAAACGGTCATTTTGAATTTGATGCCTTTACAGGAAAGTATCTTAACTGGCAGGTTGGGAAACTATTTGATAGTGGATACACGGATTACCCTGGAAAAAATCCAGAGTGCACATCAAACATAAGACTAAGTGGGAACATGTATAATCTTGAAATTGTTAAAAATATGCCTGAATTTTCGGTGAAATTACCTGATCTTATTGAATCGACAATTAGTGTGAAAAATACTTCTGGAAAACGAATAGCTGGGCTGACTTCAAGCTATGTTTATAGTAACTCTCGTCAAATATCTTCTTCTTGGGATGAGAACAGTAGTTTTTCTGTCATGATTCCATCGTTCACAACACAGGCAAATCAAGATCAAAAAGTGAAAGTATTAGAAGGCGATGACTACTATATTCGATTAAGCGGGAAGATTTACGGGATGAAGATTTCTAGAGAATTTGAAGGGGAATGGTCTAAAAAAGTTAACTTAGTCATCCAATAA
- a CDS encoding NUDIX hydrolase has protein sequence MEQWDVYTADRKKTGRLWTRGTPHTAGDYHMTIHVCVFNAKGEMLVQQRQPFKSGWPNMWDLTVGGSAISGDTSQMAAQRELSEELGLDIDFTGVRPHLTIPFEIGFDDYYLVEQEVDLTTLTLQEEEVQRVAWMTEEAIVNGIEEGWFIGYHESLIRLLFALRHSYGAHNEA, from the coding sequence ATGGAGCAATGGGATGTATACACAGCCGACCGCAAGAAAACAGGACGGCTCTGGACACGGGGAACGCCACATACAGCAGGCGATTATCACATGACGATTCACGTCTGTGTCTTTAACGCCAAGGGAGAGATGCTCGTCCAACAACGACAGCCGTTTAAATCCGGTTGGCCGAACATGTGGGATCTGACGGTCGGGGGTAGTGCCATCAGCGGAGATACGAGTCAGATGGCAGCGCAACGTGAACTGTCTGAAGAGCTCGGTCTCGATATTGATTTCACGGGTGTCCGTCCTCATCTGACGATTCCCTTTGAAATCGGGTTTGACGATTATTATCTCGTCGAGCAGGAAGTGGATTTGACGACTTTGACGCTGCAGGAAGAAGAAGTTCAGCGCGTCGCTTGGATGACAGAAGAAGCGATCGTCAATGGAATCGAAGAAGGCTGGTTCATCGGCTATCATGAATCATTGATTCGACTGTTATTTGCTCTTCGTCATAGCTACGGCGCGCATAATGAAGCATAA
- a CDS encoding glycoside hydrolase family 3 protein → MTYTLDWQAYTKLARQTVAEGAVLLQNDGVLPLQPATTVAVFGRNQFNYYKSGTGSGGMVNVTNVVSPLDMLREDVTLNTDVLATYETWLESHPFDQGEGWAAEPWSQEEMSLDATLVQQAALDSDVALIMIGRTAGEDRDNTADPGSYFLTETEQEMLRLVTTHFKQTVVVLNVGNIIDMRWVEETTPSAVLYAWQGGMEGGTGLSDLLLGRISPSGKLPDTIVRSLDDYPSTPHFGHADRALYQEDIYVGYRYFETFAPEAVLYPFGYGLSYTSFNLTTDVTTSADAWTITATVTNTGQTSGKEVVQGYLEKPQGQLGNPTRQLVTFGKTKELAPGEQESLTLVVPFASFASYDDSGVTGHKSSYVVEPGTYQLYLGTDVRSAVPVASHSVETLDVTDVLTENMAPVTAFERIKPQATETGYTVTYEATPLRTIDPEQRRQQERPVERTQAEDAGWKLRDVKEDRVTLETFLDQLTDADLAAIVRGEGMNSPRVTPGTAGAFGGVTTELEALGIPAGCCADGPSGIRMDIGTKAFSLPNGTLLASTFNTTLIADLFEMTGLELRKNEIDTLLGPGMNLHRHPLNGRNFEYFSEDSYLTGKMAVAQLDGMHRVGVTGTLKHFSANNQEFHRHDLDSIVSERALRELYLKGFEMAVKDGKAYSIMTTYGAVNGIWTAGLYDQNTRILRDEWGFDGIVMTDWWAKINAEGLEANRQQTATMVRSQNDLYMVVGEPGTNPFEDDTLTALADGTLRRSELLRSAANICQFLLRSPVMDRVMGTATSIAVLGAPVEEETLEEQAVSHQRLVSGDAFPLTDVTTTTGSSHVFAVTAEETGMYQVTLTARSNAGELAQMPVTLFANNMPVATFTFNGTNGEWVSQTKDVFVFNPHNYLKLYFALGGLELKELTFTLAESFHMKNG, encoded by the coding sequence ATGACATATACACTCGATTGGCAAGCCTATACAAAGCTCGCACGACAAACCGTCGCGGAAGGAGCAGTACTCTTACAAAACGATGGTGTGCTCCCGTTGCAACCCGCAACAACGGTCGCAGTTTTCGGACGCAACCAGTTCAACTATTATAAAAGTGGCACAGGATCAGGCGGAATGGTCAACGTCACGAACGTCGTCAGTCCGCTCGATATGCTACGCGAAGACGTGACACTGAACACGGACGTCCTTGCGACGTACGAAACATGGCTTGAATCCCATCCGTTTGACCAAGGTGAAGGCTGGGCAGCCGAGCCATGGTCGCAAGAAGAGATGTCGCTTGACGCGACACTCGTTCAGCAAGCAGCGCTTGATTCCGATGTTGCTTTGATCATGATCGGTCGCACGGCTGGAGAAGACCGCGACAATACAGCGGATCCAGGAAGTTACTTCCTGACGGAGACGGAACAGGAGATGCTCCGACTCGTGACGACACACTTTAAGCAGACTGTCGTCGTCTTGAACGTCGGGAACATCATCGATATGCGCTGGGTCGAAGAGACGACGCCAAGTGCGGTCCTCTACGCGTGGCAAGGAGGAATGGAAGGCGGAACTGGACTGAGTGATCTCTTGCTCGGACGCATCTCACCGTCCGGGAAACTACCGGATACGATTGTCCGTTCACTCGATGATTATCCGTCGACACCACACTTCGGTCATGCTGATCGCGCGTTGTATCAGGAAGACATCTATGTCGGGTATCGTTATTTCGAGACGTTTGCACCGGAAGCGGTCTTGTATCCGTTTGGGTATGGATTATCGTATACGTCGTTCAACCTTACGACAGATGTGACGACGTCAGCTGATGCCTGGACGATTACAGCGACGGTGACGAATACCGGGCAGACGAGCGGGAAGGAAGTCGTACAAGGATACCTTGAGAAACCACAAGGACAACTCGGGAACCCAACGCGTCAGCTCGTGACGTTCGGAAAGACAAAAGAACTCGCACCTGGCGAGCAAGAATCGCTCACACTCGTCGTACCGTTCGCTTCGTTTGCGAGTTATGACGATAGTGGCGTCACTGGACATAAGTCTTCTTATGTCGTTGAACCCGGAACGTATCAGTTGTATCTCGGAACGGACGTCCGGTCGGCGGTTCCAGTCGCGAGCCATTCCGTCGAGACGCTTGACGTCACGGATGTCTTAACGGAGAACATGGCACCGGTGACGGCGTTTGAACGCATCAAACCGCAAGCGACCGAAACGGGATATACGGTGACGTATGAAGCGACACCACTGCGGACGATCGATCCGGAACAGCGTCGTCAACAGGAGCGTCCCGTTGAACGGACACAGGCAGAAGATGCCGGTTGGAAGTTACGCGATGTCAAAGAAGACCGGGTCACGCTCGAGACGTTCCTCGATCAATTGACGGATGCGGATCTCGCGGCAATCGTCCGGGGGGAAGGGATGAACTCACCGCGTGTCACACCAGGAACGGCGGGTGCCTTCGGTGGCGTGACGACAGAACTCGAAGCACTTGGCATTCCAGCAGGCTGTTGCGCAGATGGTCCGTCCGGGATCCGGATGGACATCGGAACGAAAGCCTTCTCGTTACCGAACGGAACGTTGCTTGCTTCGACGTTCAACACGACGTTGATCGCGGATCTATTTGAGATGACAGGTCTTGAGTTACGGAAGAACGAGATTGATACGTTGCTTGGACCAGGGATGAACCTCCATCGTCATCCACTCAATGGACGGAACTTCGAGTATTTCTCGGAGGATTCGTATCTGACTGGGAAAATGGCCGTGGCACAACTCGACGGGATGCACCGGGTGGGTGTGACAGGAACGTTGAAACACTTCAGTGCCAACAACCAAGAGTTCCACCGGCATGATCTGGATTCGATCGTGTCAGAACGGGCGTTGCGTGAGTTGTACCTGAAAGGGTTCGAGATGGCAGTCAAAGACGGAAAAGCATACTCAATCATGACGACGTATGGTGCCGTCAATGGCATCTGGACCGCTGGCTTGTATGATCAGAACACACGGATCCTACGTGATGAGTGGGGCTTTGACGGAATCGTCATGACCGACTGGTGGGCGAAGATCAACGCGGAAGGGTTAGAAGCAAATCGTCAGCAAACGGCGACGATGGTCCGTTCACAAAACGACCTCTATATGGTCGTTGGCGAACCAGGAACGAATCCGTTCGAGGATGATACGTTGACGGCTCTTGCCGACGGGACACTTCGACGTTCCGAGTTACTGCGCAGTGCCGCGAACATCTGTCAGTTCCTACTGCGCTCACCGGTCATGGATCGCGTGATGGGAACCGCGACATCGATTGCTGTCCTCGGGGCACCGGTCGAAGAAGAGACACTCGAAGAGCAAGCGGTCTCACACCAACGTCTTGTCAGTGGGGATGCGTTCCCGTTAACAGACGTTACGACGACGACCGGCAGTAGTCATGTCTTCGCTGTTACAGCAGAAGAGACAGGAATGTACCAGGTCACGTTGACGGCACGTTCGAACGCCGGTGAACTGGCGCAAATGCCGGTGACACTGTTTGCGAACAATATGCCGGTCGCGACCTTCACCTTCAACGGAACGAACGGCGAGTGGGTCAGCCAGACGAAGGACGTCTTTGTCTTCAACCCGCACAACTATTTAAAGCTCTACTTTGCACTCGGAGGTCTTGAGTTAAAAGAGTTGACGTTTACGCTTGCGGAATCGTTTCATATGAAGAACGGCTAA
- a CDS encoding LURP-one-related/scramblase family protein, with protein MHTLYMKQKAFSLRGRFAIQDEAGHDAYHIEGSFLKLPKTFSVTNRDGEEVAEITKKTFSFRPVFYVEAAGQSFEIIKELTFFKDRYTINSDQFEVTGDWWDVDFEVLQQGQRIGRVQKKWISWTDQYMIEVEDESMEELLIALVVAIDCVKAEESSNNSSFIN; from the coding sequence ATGCATACACTCTATATGAAACAAAAAGCCTTCAGTTTACGTGGGCGATTTGCGATTCAGGACGAAGCGGGACACGATGCGTATCATATCGAGGGGAGTTTCTTGAAACTACCGAAGACGTTCAGCGTGACGAACCGAGATGGCGAAGAGGTCGCGGAAATTACGAAAAAGACGTTTAGTTTCCGCCCTGTCTTTTATGTCGAAGCAGCAGGACAATCATTTGAAATCATTAAAGAACTTACCTTCTTCAAGGACCGTTATACGATCAACTCGGATCAGTTCGAAGTGACGGGCGACTGGTGGGATGTTGATTTTGAAGTCCTACAACAAGGGCAACGAATTGGACGTGTTCAGAAAAAATGGATTTCTTGGACCGATCAGTACATGATTGAAGTCGAAGATGAATCGATGGAAGAGTTATTGATTGCCCTTGTCGTCGCGATTGATTGCGTCAAGGCGGAGGAAAGTTCAAACAACTCGTCTTTCATCAATTAA
- a CDS encoding SF0329 family protein produces the protein MQFSIIKKRVEQLLAPSLQGRIAFHAAVYRIQDSPSRVWVTFDGEEILGADDFHFEREVDRRYALQAAQLADKPEASFRELWQSDWLKQSHALSAEIERQVKQDGYLENYEMQQDLLQYPNLAFEQALVHPHPFIRGIARLDRRLGKRRFLLLTHASDFEQWCAHTRQTVERW, from the coding sequence TTGCAGTTTTCCATCATCAAAAAACGGGTCGAGCAACTGCTCGCCCCGTCGTTACAAGGACGAATCGCTTTTCACGCCGCTGTCTACCGGATTCAAGATAGTCCTAGTCGCGTCTGGGTGACGTTTGACGGAGAAGAGATTCTCGGAGCAGACGACTTTCACTTCGAACGGGAAGTCGATCGGCGCTACGCGTTACAAGCTGCACAGTTAGCGGATAAACCAGAAGCATCCTTCCGAGAATTATGGCAGTCCGACTGGTTGAAGCAGTCGCATGCGTTATCGGCTGAGATCGAACGACAGGTCAAACAAGACGGGTATCTAGAGAACTATGAGATGCAACAAGATTTGTTACAGTACCCGAATCTCGCGTTTGAACAAGCGCTCGTTCATCCACATCCTTTCATCCGCGGCATCGCGCGACTCGATCGACGACTCGGGAAACGACGTTTCTTGTTACTGACACATGCTTCAGACTTTGAACAATGGTGTGCGCATACACGTCAAACAGTTGAACGCTGGTGA
- a CDS encoding alpha/beta hydrolase, with translation MSTASMQDLLRTLRNCSAIHQDGLEIVDKPIPDVSTPGTLDPRVREVVLTQRPSVSIPEGASQVDMARAGMGWDNEDVTTRQISTDILAIPRPGTTIEARLYRPEAARPLPLVVYFHGGGFFGGTLETVENPCKALADKGNVAVLSVGYRLAPEHPFPTGLEDCHAAIDWAVEHADRLGIDPSAIAVAGDSAGGNLATVCCLLDRERPTPYIRYQVLYYPVVNVGEHPNSEYNWTLEAYDRQTEPQLLERIILSLQDEEGVLEEWYVQASDSTDPRISPLFATLNDLPEALVITGEFDYLRLEGEAYAKKLARAGVKTCYLQYRGMEHAFLDKLGLYPQAEDSLDEIAKDLKRLFSQTN, from the coding sequence TTGTCTACTGCATCGATGCAAGATTTACTGCGAACGTTACGAAATTGTTCAGCGATCCATCAAGACGGACTCGAAATCGTCGATAAGCCGATTCCTGACGTCTCGACTCCAGGAACACTCGATCCACGCGTCCGTGAGGTCGTCCTCACGCAGCGTCCATCGGTCTCGATTCCGGAAGGTGCATCACAAGTCGACATGGCGCGTGCCGGCATGGGCTGGGACAATGAAGACGTGACGACACGGCAGATCTCAACGGACATCCTCGCGATTCCAAGACCCGGTACCACGATTGAAGCACGGCTGTATCGCCCGGAAGCGGCACGTCCGCTCCCACTCGTCGTCTACTTCCACGGCGGTGGTTTTTTCGGTGGCACGCTTGAGACAGTCGAGAACCCATGTAAGGCATTAGCCGATAAAGGGAACGTCGCTGTCTTATCGGTCGGCTACCGATTAGCGCCAGAGCATCCATTTCCGACAGGACTTGAGGATTGTCATGCGGCAATCGATTGGGCAGTTGAACACGCCGATCGACTTGGAATCGATCCAAGTGCGATTGCTGTCGCCGGCGATAGTGCGGGTGGGAACTTAGCGACGGTCTGTTGCCTGCTCGACCGCGAGCGTCCGACGCCGTACATTCGCTATCAAGTCTTATATTATCCGGTCGTTAATGTCGGCGAACATCCGAATTCGGAATATAACTGGACGCTAGAAGCGTATGACCGACAAACGGAACCGCAGTTACTCGAACGGATCATTTTGTCGCTGCAAGATGAAGAAGGTGTCCTCGAAGAGTGGTATGTCCAAGCGAGTGATTCGACGGATCCACGGATCTCACCGTTATTCGCGACGCTCAACGACTTACCAGAGGCACTCGTCATTACAGGAGAGTTTGATTACTTACGTCTTGAAGGGGAAGCGTATGCGAAAAAGCTCGCGCGCGCCGGCGTCAAGACTTGTTATCTCCAGTACCGTGGGATGGAACATGCTTTTCTCGATAAACTCGGTCTGTATCCGCAAGCCGAAGATAGCTTAGACGAAATCGCAAAGGACTTAAAACGACTCTTTTCTCAAACTAACTAA
- a CDS encoding amino acid permease, which yields MEQQGLKRDLSNRHVQLIAIGGTIGTGLFLGSGKAIQLAGPSIIFAYLLVGIAIFFVMRALGELLLSKAGYQSLTDIAEDYLGPRAAFVTGWTYWFCWIMTAMADIIAVGVYVKYWFDIPQWIPAVLALLILLGFNLLTVKLFGELEFWFALIKVVTILALIGVGIVLLAIGFKTDAGPVTVSNLWSHGGWMPNGITGFLLSFQMVVFAYVGVELVGVSAAETADPKKNIPSAINKIPLRILFFYVGALLVLLMINPWTGLSATESPFVKTFSLIGIPLAAGIINFVVLTSAASACNSGMFSTSRILYNLGNQQQASNKFSKLNKNHVPANALFVSTIVVSVGALLSKLLPGQAFSIVTTISAICFIWVWGVILVCHLRYKKQNPELHAASTFKAPLTPLVNYLVLGLFAVILVVMLFADDTRPALLLTPVWFLGLFGLYHLRKKKQQAANQKSA from the coding sequence TTGGAACAGCAAGGATTAAAGCGGGATTTATCGAATCGTCATGTACAGTTGATTGCCATTGGTGGAACGATCGGAACGGGTTTGTTTTTAGGATCAGGTAAAGCGATCCAACTCGCCGGACCATCGATCATTTTTGCCTACTTACTCGTCGGGATTGCAATCTTCTTCGTCATGCGTGCACTTGGGGAATTGTTATTGTCAAAAGCAGGTTATCAGTCACTCACGGATATCGCAGAAGATTATCTCGGACCACGTGCCGCATTCGTGACCGGTTGGACGTACTGGTTCTGTTGGATTATGACCGCGATGGCGGACATCATCGCCGTCGGTGTGTACGTCAAGTATTGGTTTGATATCCCGCAATGGATTCCAGCCGTTCTTGCGCTCTTGATTTTACTTGGTTTTAACTTATTAACGGTTAAATTGTTCGGTGAACTCGAGTTTTGGTTTGCCTTGATCAAGGTCGTGACGATCCTTGCCTTGATTGGTGTCGGAATCGTCTTGCTCGCGATCGGTTTTAAAACGGACGCGGGTCCTGTGACGGTGTCGAACCTCTGGTCACATGGTGGCTGGATGCCAAACGGAATTACTGGATTCCTGCTATCGTTCCAAATGGTCGTCTTTGCCTATGTCGGTGTTGAGCTCGTTGGGGTATCCGCAGCGGAGACAGCGGATCCGAAAAAGAACATTCCGTCCGCGATCAATAAGATTCCGCTTCGGATCTTATTCTTCTATGTCGGTGCCTTACTCGTCCTCTTGATGATCAACCCATGGACAGGATTAAGTGCGACAGAAAGTCCGTTCGTCAAGACGTTTAGTCTGATCGGGATTCCACTCGCAGCAGGAATCATCAACTTCGTCGTACTGACGTCTGCTGCTTCTGCATGTAACAGCGGAATGTTCTCGACGAGCCGGATTCTGTATAACCTGGGAAATCAACAACAAGCATCGAACAAGTTCTCGAAGTTGAACAAAAACCATGTTCCAGCAAACGCCTTGTTCGTCTCGACGATCGTCGTCTCAGTTGGTGCTTTGCTCAGTAAACTGTTACCAGGGCAAGCGTTCAGTATCGTCACGACAATCAGTGCGATCTGTTTCATCTGGGTCTGGGGTGTCATCCTCGTCTGTCATCTCCGGTACAAGAAACAAAATCCGGAATTACATGCGGCGTCGACATTCAAAGCACCATTGACACCACTCGTCAATTACCTCGTACTCGGATTGTTTGCGGTCATTCTCGTCGTCATGCTGTTTGCTGACGATACACGTCCTGCCTTGTTGCTGACACCGGTCTGGTTCCTCGGACTATTCGGACTGTATCACCTCCGGAAAAAGAAACAACAAGCAGCTAATCAAAAAAGTGCGTAA
- a CDS encoding tRNA dihydrouridine synthase — protein sequence MKKNFWQDLPRPFFVLAPMEDVTDVVFRHVVAKAARPDVFFTEFTNTESYCHPKGKQSVRGRLEFTEDEQPMVAHIWGDKPEYFREMSIGMAEMGFSGIDINMGCPVHNVAVNGKGSGLINRPEVAAELIQAAKAGGLPVSVKTRLGYTKVEEWHDWLRHILEQDIANLSIHLRTRKEMSAVPAHFELIPEIKKLRDEIAPQTLLTINGDINDRQHGLELVEKYGVDGVMIGRGIFHNPFAFEVEKKDHSSQELLDLLRLQLDLHDHYSTQFEPRLFKPLRRFFKIYVRGFRGASELRVKLMETNSTDEVRALLDAFVEEEGIHEVNSFSI from the coding sequence ATGAAAAAGAACTTTTGGCAGGACCTCCCACGACCATTTTTCGTCTTAGCACCGATGGAAGATGTCACCGATGTTGTCTTCCGCCACGTCGTCGCAAAAGCGGCGCGTCCGGACGTCTTCTTCACGGAATTTACGAATACAGAAAGCTATTGTCATCCGAAAGGCAAACAGAGCGTCCGCGGACGTCTCGAGTTCACGGAGGATGAACAACCAATGGTCGCTCACATCTGGGGCGACAAACCGGAATATTTCCGCGAAATGAGCATCGGCATGGCAGAGATGGGCTTTAGCGGAATCGACATCAACATGGGCTGTCCCGTCCATAACGTTGCTGTTAACGGAAAAGGCTCGGGTTTGATCAATCGTCCGGAAGTCGCGGCTGAATTGATTCAAGCTGCAAAAGCAGGCGGTCTCCCGGTCAGCGTCAAAACGCGTCTCGGCTACACGAAGGTCGAAGAGTGGCACGATTGGTTGCGCCACATCCTCGAGCAAGATATCGCGAACCTCTCGATTCACCTCCGGACACGTAAAGAGATGAGTGCCGTTCCAGCACACTTCGAATTGATCCCGGAAATCAAGAAGTTACGCGATGAGATCGCACCACAAACGTTATTGACGATTAACGGGGATATCAACGATCGCCAACACGGTCTTGAACTCGTCGAGAAGTACGGTGTCGACGGCGTCATGATCGGTCGCGGGATCTTCCACAACCCGTTTGCATTCGAAGTCGAGAAAAAAGACCATTCGAGCCAAGAATTACTCGATTTGTTACGTCTACAGCTCGATTTGCATGATCACTACTCGACTCAATTCGAGCCACGTCTCTTTAAACCATTACGCCGGTTCTTCAAGATTTACGTCCGCGGATTCCGCGGTGCGAGTGAGCTGCGTGTCAAATTGATGGAGACGAATTCAACAGACGAAGTGCGTGCTTTACTCGACGCTTTCGTTGAAGAAGAAGGGATTCACGAGGTTAACTCGTTTTCGATCTAA